The following are encoded together in the Solenopsis invicta isolate M01_SB chromosome 14, UNIL_Sinv_3.0, whole genome shotgun sequence genome:
- the LOC120356802 gene encoding interaptin-like isoform X2 — protein MEWTDMCTRRSNLEKYGFMKSSKSERKEIKRKCVSDESDDEDKTKSKKKVSKSKKHTQSVEVKNKNKLWMQLKNDKQFERKITISDDENDDNSSEMTAKLQAKVVTLEKEIERLKNDNKRLRTLKTINEDLSVIDSQIKNIMSNLTQILKKTAHTNEDFNEQIIQNESQELETPAIGNNVSSIEEDVVERKKENVVKHEKENVVKHEEENVMREEPIHFHIKKEILDKCNHSSIAKLTGDLTSAIFSRKELATSSLTGKVANIHKNKNTSAAKEKEKLSPRRVDAIMSYVQSTFTRSEDTVKEIQRAIRRKCNNTRMQ, from the exons atgg AATGGACAGACATGTGCACTCGTCGATctaatttggaaaaatatgGGTTTATGAAGTCTTCTAAAAGTGagcgaaaagaaataaaaagaaaatgcgtAAGTGACGAAAGCGATGATGAAGAT aaaACTAAATCAAAGAAGAAAGTCTCCAAATCTAAAAAACATACTCAATCCGTtgaggtaaaaaataaaaataaactgtggATGCAGTTGAAAAATGACAAGCAGTTCGAAAGAAAGATTACA atttcgGATGATGAGAACGATGACAATTCGTCAGAAATGACAGCAAAGCTACAAGCTAAAGTCGTCACACTTGAGAAAGAGATCGAAAGactaaaaaatgacaataaacGTTTGAGaactttaaaaacaataaacgaAG ATCTGTCAGTAATAGatagccaaataaaaaatataatgtcaaatctgacacaaattttaaaaaaaacggcGCACACAAATGAAGATTTCAACgaacaaattattcaaaatgagaGTCAAGAACTTGAGACACCAGCAATTGGTAATAACGTTTCTTCAATT GAAGAAGACGTAGTTGAGCGTAAGAAAGAAAACGTGGTAAAGCATGAGAAAGAAAACGTGGTTAAACATGAGGAAGAGAACGTTATGCGTGAGGAACcaatacatttccatataaagaaagaaattctGGATAAATGCAATCATTCGAGTATTGCTAAATTGACTGGAGATCTCACTTCAGCAATATTTTCTCGAAAAGAACTTGCTACCTCATCGTTAACGGGCAAAGTAgccaatattcataaaaataaaaatacgtctGCAGccaaggaaaaagaaaaactcaGCCCTCGGAGAGTAGATGCCATTATGT cttATGTGCAATCGACTTTCACAAGAAGTGAAGACACTGTTAAAGAAATACAAAGAGCCATTCGTCGCAAATGCAATAATACTCGTATGCAGTAA
- the LOC120356802 gene encoding interaptin-like isoform X1, producing MQTTAKILAHGEWTDMCTRRSNLEKYGFMKSSKSERKEIKRKCVSDESDDEDKTKSKKKVSKSKKHTQSVEVKNKNKLWMQLKNDKQFERKITISDDENDDNSSEMTAKLQAKVVTLEKEIERLKNDNKRLRTLKTINEDLSVIDSQIKNIMSNLTQILKKTAHTNEDFNEQIIQNESQELETPAIGNNVSSIEEDVVERKKENVVKHEKENVVKHEEENVMREEPIHFHIKKEILDKCNHSSIAKLTGDLTSAIFSRKELATSSLTGKVANIHKNKNTSAAKEKEKLSPRRVDAIMSYVQSTFTRSEDTVKEIQRAIRRKCNNTRMQ from the exons ATGCAAACCACGGCAAAAATTTTAGCTCATGGTG AATGGACAGACATGTGCACTCGTCGATctaatttggaaaaatatgGGTTTATGAAGTCTTCTAAAAGTGagcgaaaagaaataaaaagaaaatgcgtAAGTGACGAAAGCGATGATGAAGAT aaaACTAAATCAAAGAAGAAAGTCTCCAAATCTAAAAAACATACTCAATCCGTtgaggtaaaaaataaaaataaactgtggATGCAGTTGAAAAATGACAAGCAGTTCGAAAGAAAGATTACA atttcgGATGATGAGAACGATGACAATTCGTCAGAAATGACAGCAAAGCTACAAGCTAAAGTCGTCACACTTGAGAAAGAGATCGAAAGactaaaaaatgacaataaacGTTTGAGaactttaaaaacaataaacgaAG ATCTGTCAGTAATAGatagccaaataaaaaatataatgtcaaatctgacacaaattttaaaaaaaacggcGCACACAAATGAAGATTTCAACgaacaaattattcaaaatgagaGTCAAGAACTTGAGACACCAGCAATTGGTAATAACGTTTCTTCAATT GAAGAAGACGTAGTTGAGCGTAAGAAAGAAAACGTGGTAAAGCATGAGAAAGAAAACGTGGTTAAACATGAGGAAGAGAACGTTATGCGTGAGGAACcaatacatttccatataaagaaagaaattctGGATAAATGCAATCATTCGAGTATTGCTAAATTGACTGGAGATCTCACTTCAGCAATATTTTCTCGAAAAGAACTTGCTACCTCATCGTTAACGGGCAAAGTAgccaatattcataaaaataaaaatacgtctGCAGccaaggaaaaagaaaaactcaGCCCTCGGAGAGTAGATGCCATTATGT cttATGTGCAATCGACTTTCACAAGAAGTGAAGACACTGTTAAAGAAATACAAAGAGCCATTCGTCGCAAATGCAATAATACTCGTATGCAGTAA